A window of Xylophilus sp. GW821-FHT01B05 contains these coding sequences:
- the pntB gene encoding Re/Si-specific NAD(P)(+) transhydrogenase subunit beta, producing the protein MSQSLATVAYLGAAILFILSLGGLSSPEGSRRGNLFGMVGMALAVLATVFGPRVSSSGIAWIVIALVIGGGIGLYAAKVVKMTQMPELVALMHSLVGLAACLVGFASYVDTSIQYQGAEKVIHEVEIYVGILIGAVTFSGSLVAFGKLNGKIGGKPLLLPARHWLNLAALLIVIWLGRAFIHADTVGGGMLPLLVMTMIALLFGVHMVMAIGGADMPVVVSMLNSYSGWAAAATGFMLSNDLLIVTGALVGSSGAILSYIMCQAMNRNFISVIAGGFGSGAPAKKSGDAAAAEPQGEAVPISAAETAELLRDAKNVVIVPGYGMAVAQAQHTVNEITRTLRDKGVNVRFAIHPVAGRMPGHMNVLLAEAKLPYDIVMEMDEINEDFPDTDVAMVIGANDIVNPAAQDDPTSPIAGMPVLEVWKAKNSIVMKRSMASGYAGVDNPLFYKENNRMLFGDAKKMLDEVQTALKS; encoded by the coding sequence ATGTCCCAAAGTCTTGCAACGGTGGCCTACCTGGGCGCCGCCATCCTGTTCATCCTGAGCCTGGGCGGCCTGTCCAGCCCCGAGGGCTCGCGCCGCGGCAACCTGTTCGGCATGGTCGGCATGGCGCTGGCCGTGCTGGCCACGGTGTTCGGGCCGCGCGTGAGCAGCAGCGGCATCGCCTGGATCGTGATCGCGCTCGTGATCGGTGGCGGCATCGGCCTGTACGCGGCCAAGGTCGTGAAGATGACGCAGATGCCCGAGCTGGTCGCGCTCATGCACAGCCTGGTGGGCCTTGCGGCCTGCCTGGTGGGCTTTGCCAGCTATGTCGACACCTCGATCCAGTACCAGGGCGCCGAGAAGGTGATCCACGAGGTGGAGATCTACGTCGGCATCCTGATCGGCGCCGTGACCTTCTCCGGCTCGCTGGTCGCCTTCGGCAAGCTCAACGGCAAGATCGGCGGCAAGCCGCTGCTGCTGCCCGCGCGCCACTGGCTCAACCTGGCCGCGCTGTTGATCGTGATCTGGCTCGGCCGCGCGTTCATCCACGCCGACACCGTGGGCGGAGGCATGCTGCCGCTGCTGGTGATGACCATGATCGCGCTGCTGTTCGGCGTGCACATGGTGATGGCCATTGGCGGTGCCGACATGCCGGTGGTGGTGTCCATGCTCAACAGCTACTCGGGCTGGGCCGCCGCGGCCACCGGCTTCATGCTCAGCAACGACCTCTTGATCGTGACGGGCGCGCTGGTGGGCTCTTCGGGCGCCATCCTGTCCTACATCATGTGCCAGGCCATGAACCGCAACTTCATCAGCGTGATCGCGGGCGGCTTCGGCTCCGGCGCGCCGGCCAAGAAGAGCGGCGATGCGGCCGCCGCCGAGCCGCAGGGCGAGGCCGTGCCGATCAGCGCGGCCGAGACCGCCGAGCTGCTGCGCGATGCCAAGAACGTGGTCATCGTGCCCGGGTACGGCATGGCCGTGGCCCAGGCCCAGCACACGGTGAACGAGATCACGCGCACGCTGCGCGACAAGGGCGTGAACGTGCGCTTCGCGATCCACCCGGTGGCCGGCCGCATGCCGGGCCACATGAACGTGCTGCTGGCCGAGGCCAAGCTGCCCTACGACATCGTGATGGAGATGGACGAGATCAACGAGGACTTCCCGGACACGGACGTCGCCATGGTCATCGGCGCCAACGACATCGTGAACCCGGCCGCGCAGGACGACCCCACGAGCCCCATCGCCGGCATGCCGGTGCTGGAAGTCTGGAAGGCCAAGAACTCCATCGTGATGAAGCGCTCCATGGCATCGGGCTATGCCGGCGTGGACAACCCACTCTTCTACAAGGAAAACAACCGCATGCTGTTCGGCGACGCGAAGAAGATGCTGGACGAGGTGCAGACGGCACTCAAGAGCTGA
- a CDS encoding NAD(P)-binding domain-containing protein, giving the protein MPPLTSAIVREAVFGPEGLAASLSAGKVLVDQTTGDPAETRALDAEPERLGVALVDAPVSGSPSGAKPGTIVTLCGGAAEAFARLGPSWSRPARLSSTSTRAATAPSPS; this is encoded by the coding sequence ATGCCCCCTCTCACATCAGCCATCGTGCGCGAGGCGGTGTTCGGCCCCGAAGGTTTAGCTGCAAGCCTGTCGGCGGGCAAGGTGCTGGTCGACCAAACCACCGGCGACCCGGCCGAGACGCGCGCGCTGGACGCCGAACCCGAACGCCTGGGCGTTGCCCTAGTCGACGCACCGGTGTCCGGCAGCCCGTCGGGCGCCAAGCCCGGCACCATCGTCACGCTGTGCGGCGGTGCGGCCGAGGCGTTCGCGCGGTTAGGCCCATCCTGGAGCAGACCGGCCCGGCTGTCGTCTACTTCGACGCGAGCGGCAACGGCCCCATCGCCAAGCTGA
- a CDS encoding NAD-binding protein: MNTLGACNRLTTYESVAMAVKNGLKLDQLAAAVSKGSGGTQAFERIVPVLRTGGRAATLRLELMVKDLALDLASQPAAGCGAPMQIANAVRHTVEAAANELGQDANIDEMARLFEARAGVKFADA, from the coding sequence ATGAACACGCTGGGCGCCTGCAACCGCCTGACCACCTACGAATCCGTGGCCATGGCGGTCAAAAACGGCCTGAAGCTCGATCAGCTCGCAGCCGCCGTCAGCAAGGGCTCGGGCGGGACCCAGGCCTTCGAACGCATCGTGCCGGTGCTGCGCACGGGCGGCCGCGCGGCCACGCTGCGGCTGGAACTCATGGTCAAGGACCTGGCCCTGGACCTGGCCTCGCAGCCGGCGGCCGGCTGCGGCGCGCCGATGCAGATTGCCAATGCCGTGCGCCACACGGTCGAGGCCGCGGCCAACGAACTGGGCCAGGACGCCAACATCGACGAGATGGCCAGGCTGTTCGAGGCACGTGCGGGCGTGAAGTTCGCCGACGCCTGA
- a CDS encoding ABC transporter substrate-binding protein, whose translation MHALGGNNDLEMAMAGQQVWATTWIAAAVAALATGSVAAQVSDEVVKIGVIVDMSGIYSANGGRGVVRGVELAVKDFGGKVLGKPIQVVSADYQNKVDIAATKVREWFDLDKIDLVIESTDSAAAIAMQRVAAEKKKPIIFAGSASTALTNAECSPYGVHWVYDTYALATGTGRAVMKEGGSTWYFVTADYAFGQSLERDTTNVVQSMGGKVIGTSKHPLNAPDFASFLLQAQASRAAVVGLANAGKDTQTAVRQAAEFGVGRNQKLATLLVFDTDVKGLGLKAAQGLLFTTGFYWDMNAETREFSKKFFDAHKGMPTMIHAGAYSATMHYLKALEAQKTDATEAVLQRMRNTPVNDFFAKDGRIRADGRMVHDMYLAEVKKPEESRGEWDLIRIKQTIPGGEAFMPLADSTCKLVKK comes from the coding sequence TTGCACGCACTGGGCGGCAACAACGACTTGGAGATGGCGATGGCAGGACAGCAGGTGTGGGCGACGACGTGGATCGCGGCCGCGGTGGCGGCCTTGGCAACGGGGTCTGTAGCGGCCCAGGTGTCGGACGAAGTGGTGAAGATCGGGGTCATCGTCGACATGAGCGGCATCTACTCTGCCAATGGCGGCCGTGGGGTGGTGCGCGGCGTCGAGCTAGCCGTCAAGGACTTCGGCGGCAAGGTGCTCGGCAAGCCGATCCAGGTGGTCTCGGCCGACTACCAGAACAAAGTCGACATCGCGGCCACCAAGGTGCGCGAATGGTTCGACCTCGACAAGATCGATCTGGTGATCGAGTCCACGGATTCGGCGGCCGCTATTGCGATGCAGCGCGTCGCTGCCGAGAAGAAGAAACCTATCATCTTCGCTGGCTCCGCCAGCACGGCGCTCACCAATGCCGAGTGCTCGCCCTATGGCGTGCACTGGGTCTATGACACCTATGCACTGGCCACGGGAACCGGGCGCGCTGTCATGAAGGAGGGCGGATCGACCTGGTACTTCGTGACGGCCGACTACGCGTTCGGCCAATCGCTCGAACGCGACACGACGAACGTCGTGCAGTCCATGGGCGGAAAGGTGATCGGCACATCGAAGCACCCGCTGAACGCGCCCGACTTCGCTTCCTTCCTGCTCCAGGCGCAAGCGTCGAGGGCGGCCGTGGTCGGGCTGGCGAACGCCGGCAAGGATACGCAGACCGCAGTGCGGCAGGCGGCAGAGTTCGGCGTCGGCCGCAACCAGAAGCTGGCCACGTTGCTGGTGTTCGACACCGATGTCAAAGGCTTGGGGCTGAAAGCCGCCCAGGGCCTGCTCTTCACGACGGGTTTTTACTGGGACATGAACGCTGAAACCCGGGAGTTCTCCAAGAAGTTCTTCGATGCGCACAAGGGCATGCCGACCATGATCCATGCCGGCGCGTACTCCGCCACAATGCACTACCTCAAGGCGCTGGAGGCCCAGAAGACCGACGCCACAGAAGCTGTGCTGCAGCGCATGCGCAATACCCCCGTGAACGACTTCTTCGCCAAGGATGGGCGCATCCGGGCAGACGGCCGCATGGTGCATGACATGTACTTGGCCGAAGTGAAGAAGCCCGAGGAGTCGAGGGGCGAGTGGGATCTGATCCGCATCAAGCAGACCATTCCCGGGGGCGAGGCGTTCATGCCGTTGGCCGACAGCACCTGCAAGCTGGTCAAGAAGTAG
- a CDS encoding membrane-bound PQQ-dependent dehydrogenase, glucose/quinate/shikimate family, with product MLVGGVRLITLGGSWYFALAGIGFVAAGILAMLRRPLGTVVYLAVLAATAVWAVWDSGWAFWPLFSRLFALAAIAVLLLLLMPALRGGEPSASRRPGYVLAGLIAVALGATLYTALQPQPVQTADGAPAPVPGNAVGAAAGGDWRHWGRTPSGTRHAPLDQITPENVAGLQVAWTYRTGEIPKSGSQTHVVTPLHVNGMLYGCTQSSRLFALDAETGQERWTFDPKTGESIFPRCRGVGYHDATATGAASTVPAGEQPTAACTRRIIATTVDARIVAVDALTGQPCTDFGDHGIVSLRVGMDKGNPEFYFPTAAPTVTRNLVIVGGLVWDNQELGEPSGVVRAFDVRTGALVWAWDLGNPAITGLPPEGQSYTPGTPNVWSTPAFDEALGLVYLPTGNATPDFWGGHRTEADDRYSSSIVALDIATGRERWRFQTVRHDLWDYDVPSQPALYDVPDGKGGMTPALIQTTKRGQIFMLDRRDGTSIAEVEDRPVPQGGVPDERLAATQPYSVGMPAIGTEPLSEQRMWGLTPLDQLMCRIDFRKARYEGEFTPPSEQWTIQYPGWMGGTTWGSTSVAENLGYLILNDTRVAVLNRLVSRAQYDAKASADGGHTGGAPQRGTPWGIEQQRFLSVLGVPCQEPPYGTINAIDLSTRQIVWSMPLGTTEETGPLGIATRLPMPIGMPTRGGPITTSSGVIFLAAAQDYYFRALDVRTGRELWKERLPVGAETVPMTYVSPASGRQFVVISAGGNSSTTPKGDYVVAFALHR from the coding sequence ATGCTCGTGGGCGGGGTTCGCCTCATCACCCTCGGCGGCTCCTGGTACTTCGCGCTGGCCGGCATCGGGTTCGTGGCCGCAGGCATCCTCGCCATGCTGCGGCGGCCGCTGGGCACGGTGGTCTATCTGGCGGTCCTTGCCGCCACGGCCGTCTGGGCGGTATGGGATTCGGGATGGGCGTTCTGGCCGCTGTTCTCGCGCCTCTTTGCGCTGGCCGCGATTGCAGTCCTACTGCTCTTGCTCATGCCTGCCTTGCGGGGCGGTGAACCTTCGGCATCCCGACGGCCGGGCTACGTCTTGGCAGGGCTGATCGCCGTGGCCTTGGGCGCAACGCTCTACACCGCCTTGCAGCCGCAGCCGGTCCAGACGGCGGACGGCGCACCTGCGCCCGTTCCGGGCAACGCGGTCGGTGCTGCGGCGGGCGGCGACTGGCGCCACTGGGGCCGCACGCCCTCCGGCACGCGGCATGCCCCACTGGACCAGATCACCCCTGAGAACGTGGCCGGCCTGCAGGTCGCCTGGACCTACCGGACGGGCGAGATTCCTAAGAGCGGCAGCCAGACGCACGTGGTGACGCCCCTGCATGTGAACGGCATGCTGTACGGGTGCACGCAGTCGAGCCGCCTGTTCGCGCTCGATGCGGAAACCGGCCAGGAGCGCTGGACCTTCGACCCGAAGACCGGCGAGAGCATCTTCCCCCGTTGCCGGGGCGTGGGCTATCACGACGCCACGGCAACCGGCGCCGCCTCGACCGTGCCTGCCGGCGAGCAGCCGACGGCAGCCTGCACGCGCCGAATCATCGCGACGACCGTCGATGCCCGTATCGTCGCGGTGGACGCGCTCACCGGCCAGCCCTGCACGGACTTCGGCGACCACGGCATCGTGAGCCTGCGCGTCGGCATGGACAAGGGCAACCCGGAGTTCTACTTTCCGACCGCGGCGCCCACCGTGACGCGCAACCTCGTGATCGTCGGCGGCCTCGTCTGGGACAACCAGGAACTGGGCGAGCCGTCCGGGGTTGTGCGTGCCTTCGACGTGCGCACCGGCGCGCTGGTGTGGGCCTGGGACCTGGGCAATCCGGCCATCACCGGCCTGCCGCCCGAAGGCCAGAGCTACACGCCCGGCACGCCGAACGTCTGGTCCACGCCGGCCTTCGACGAAGCCCTCGGCCTCGTCTATCTGCCCACCGGCAACGCCACGCCGGACTTCTGGGGCGGCCACCGCACGGAGGCGGACGACCGCTATTCATCGTCCATCGTGGCGCTGGACATCGCCACGGGGCGCGAGCGCTGGCGCTTCCAGACCGTGCGCCACGATCTCTGGGATTACGACGTGCCCTCGCAGCCTGCGCTCTACGACGTGCCGGACGGCAAAGGCGGTATGACGCCAGCCCTGATCCAGACCACCAAGCGCGGACAAATCTTCATGCTCGACCGGCGCGACGGCACGTCCATCGCCGAGGTGGAGGATCGGCCCGTGCCCCAAGGCGGCGTCCCGGATGAGCGCCTGGCCGCCACACAGCCATACTCGGTGGGCATGCCGGCCATCGGCACCGAGCCGCTGAGCGAGCAGCGCATGTGGGGCCTCACGCCGCTGGACCAGTTGATGTGCCGCATCGACTTCCGCAAGGCACGCTACGAAGGCGAATTCACGCCGCCGAGCGAACAGTGGACGATCCAGTATCCGGGCTGGATGGGCGGCACCACCTGGGGATCTACCTCGGTTGCCGAAAACCTGGGGTACCTCATCCTCAATGACACCCGCGTTGCTGTTCTGAACCGGCTGGTTTCCCGTGCGCAGTACGACGCCAAAGCCAGCGCGGACGGTGGACATACCGGAGGCGCGCCGCAGCGCGGTACTCCTTGGGGCATCGAGCAGCAGCGTTTCCTGTCGGTGCTGGGCGTGCCTTGCCAGGAGCCGCCGTACGGCACGATCAATGCGATCGACCTGAGCACGCGCCAGATCGTCTGGTCCATGCCGCTGGGCACCACCGAGGAGACCGGCCCACTAGGCATCGCCACGCGGCTGCCCATGCCGATCGGTATGCCCACACGGGGTGGGCCGATCACCACTTCTTCGGGTGTGATCTTCTTGGCGGCTGCGCAGGACTATTACTTCCGCGCCTTGGATGTTCGCACTGGCCGCGAACTCTGGAAAGAGCGCCTGCCGGTGGGCGCGGAAACTGTACCGATGACCTATGTGTCACCAGCGAGTGGCCGCCAATTCGTAGTCATCAGCGCGGGTGGTAACTCCTCGACGACGCCAAAGGGAGATTACGTCGTGGCGTTTGCCTTGCACCGGTGA
- a CDS encoding SDR family NAD(P)-dependent oxidoreductase has translation MKISFENQVALVTGAASGIGLATAKAFAQSGASVALADVNGDGARAAADELVAAGFKAIGIRCNVADLGEVEAMVKETVSTFGRLDVAFNNAGIQNALAETADATVEDFDRVNSVNLRGIWACMKYELQHMRQQGSGAIVNCSSLGGLVGGAERGTYHAAKHGVLGLTKSAALEYATRNIRVNAVCPGLIWTPMAEQMAASGQKEALDAMVEGIPMRRHGRADEIADAVLWLCSSASSYVTGQSISVDGGLIMR, from the coding sequence ATGAAAATCTCCTTCGAAAACCAAGTGGCACTTGTCACCGGCGCGGCGTCGGGCATCGGCCTGGCGACCGCCAAGGCCTTCGCGCAGTCGGGTGCGTCTGTTGCGTTGGCGGACGTGAACGGTGACGGCGCACGCGCCGCCGCCGACGAGCTGGTCGCGGCTGGATTCAAGGCCATCGGCATCCGCTGCAACGTGGCCGATCTGGGCGAGGTCGAGGCGATGGTCAAGGAAACCGTCTCCACCTTCGGCCGCCTGGACGTGGCCTTCAACAATGCCGGCATCCAGAACGCTCTCGCGGAGACCGCCGACGCCACGGTCGAGGACTTCGACCGGGTGAATTCGGTCAATCTGCGCGGCATCTGGGCCTGCATGAAGTACGAGCTGCAGCACATGCGCCAGCAAGGAAGTGGCGCCATCGTCAACTGCTCGTCGTTGGGTGGGCTGGTCGGCGGTGCCGAGCGTGGCACCTACCATGCCGCAAAGCATGGTGTTCTCGGGCTGACCAAGAGCGCAGCGTTGGAATACGCAACGCGCAACATCCGCGTCAATGCCGTGTGCCCGGGCCTGATCTGGACGCCGATGGCCGAACAGATGGCCGCCTCGGGCCAGAAGGAGGCGCTGGACGCCATGGTCGAGGGCATCCCCATGCGCCGGCACGGCCGCGCCGACGAGATCGCCGACGCCGTGCTGTGGCTGTGCAGCTCGGCTTCCAGCTACGTGACCGGCCAATCCATCTCGGTGGACGGCGGGCTCATCATGCGCTGA